The genomic region TGATAATTCATCAATAATTTTCTGCTTAAACGTAGGCTTATAATAAATAATACTGATTTCCCTGTACGGGAAAGGTTTTTTGAATCTGAAAACATTCTCTTTCTGTTCATCTGAAAGCTGGCTCAGTGCCAGTTCCGGCAAAATACTGATTCCCCCTACTTTATCCACCATGTGAACCAAAGTCTGGATATTGGAAGCTAAAAAATCTAAATTTTTCGGCTTTAACGTATTTTCTTTTAAATGACAGATATTTTCAAATTGATTTCTAAGACAGTTTCCTTCTTCAAGAAGCCATACCTTTTCTACATTCAATTCTTCCGGAACAACATAAGAGTTCTTTTTATTGGCCTCCGTATTGGAGCTGTAGATCATCAGCTCTTCATTGAAAAGGAAGTCCTGGTAAAACTCATCAGCAGAATCATATGGAGTGGAAATGATTCCCGCATCCAGCTCACCTGCTTTCAAAGCTTTAATAATATTATCAGTTGTCATTTCCTTTACATTCATCTGGATCTTTGGGTTATCTTCCAGAAATTTAAAAATCTCTGTAGGTAAAATGAAAGAAGAAACAGTAGGGATGATTCCCAGGTTGATTGTTCCGCCCAGGATATTGTTCAAAAGATTTGCTTTATTTTTCAGCTCATTGACAGATTCTATAATTACTTTTGCCTGATCAATGATCTGAAGCCCGACATCTGTAGTACGGATCGGGTGTGTTGTTCTGTCGAATACCTTCACATCCAGTTCATCCTCAAATTTTTGTATCATC from Chryseobacterium shigense harbors:
- a CDS encoding LysR substrate-binding domain-containing protein, translating into MNIQQLEYLIAVDKYKHFGKAAQACFITQPTLSAMIQKFEDELDVKVFDRTTHPIRTTDVGLQIIDQAKVIIESVNELKNKANLLNNILGGTINLGIIPTVSSFILPTEIFKFLEDNPKIQMNVKEMTTDNIIKALKAGELDAGIISTPYDSADEFYQDFLFNEELMIYSSNTEANKKNSYVVPEELNVEKVWLLEEGNCLRNQFENICHLKENTLKPKNLDFLASNIQTLVHMVDKVGGISILPELALSQLSDEQKENVFRFKKPFPYREISIIYYKPTFKQKIIDELSHSIKKSLELKLNYHANPKEFVSIKPQ